One Bdellovibrio bacteriovorus str. Tiberius DNA segment encodes these proteins:
- a CDS encoding enoyl-CoA hydratase-related protein — MSFVVVTEMNQVAYVKLHRPEVRNSFNPEMIAELTRIFTDLEARKDLRAVVLQGEGKVFCAGADLNWMKEMVNFSFEQNREDSLKLFGMFEAIAQCSLPVIGMIHGAAFGGALGLVAVCDEVIAEENTQFCFSEVKLGIAPAVISAFVNKKAVAGKVRPLMLSGVVFNPHIAQQAGLVTEVVPVGEGHTALQKVLHGYMQCGPDAVRETKKLLNDIDTLNWADQRSRTTTVIAERRASNEGQEGLKSFLEKREPAWRLN; from the coding sequence ATGTCTTTTGTTGTAGTTACAGAAATGAATCAGGTGGCCTATGTGAAACTTCACAGGCCCGAAGTGCGTAACTCTTTCAACCCGGAGATGATCGCTGAGTTGACCAGGATCTTTACTGATCTGGAAGCGCGCAAAGATCTGCGTGCCGTGGTTCTACAAGGGGAAGGCAAAGTCTTCTGTGCCGGAGCTGACCTGAACTGGATGAAAGAGATGGTGAATTTTTCTTTTGAGCAAAACCGTGAGGATTCTTTGAAGCTTTTCGGTATGTTTGAAGCTATCGCTCAGTGCAGTCTGCCGGTGATTGGCATGATTCACGGGGCGGCCTTCGGCGGCGCTTTGGGGCTGGTGGCAGTTTGTGATGAAGTCATTGCTGAAGAAAACACGCAGTTCTGTTTCAGTGAAGTGAAACTGGGGATTGCTCCAGCGGTGATCAGTGCTTTTGTGAATAAAAAAGCTGTGGCGGGCAAAGTTCGTCCGCTGATGCTTTCAGGTGTGGTGTTTAACCCGCACATCGCTCAACAGGCCGGTCTGGTAACAGAAGTGGTTCCAGTGGGCGAAGGCCACACGGCTTTGCAAAAGGTTCTGCACGGCTACATGCAGTGCGGTCCGGATGCGGTTCGTGAAACCAAAAAACTTTTGAATGATATTGATACCTTGAACTGGGCCGATCAGCGCAGCCGCACAACCACGGTGATCGCAGAACGTCGTGCCAGCAATGAAGGGCAGGAAGGTCTGAAATCCTTCCTTGAAAAGCGTGAGCCCGCATGGAGACTGAATTAA
- a CDS encoding carboxyl transferase domain-containing protein: MEILETNIDSSSSDFKLNREAMLGIVNEWRERVNLVKQGGGEDATKKHKSRGKLTARERIEALVDGGTAFLEFSTLAAWDMYEGQAPGAGVVTGIGVIHGTECVIVANDATVKGGTYFPMTVKKHLRAQEIAFENGLPCIYLVDSGGAFLPMQADVFPDRDHFGRIFYNQARMSAANIPQIAVVMGSCTAGGAYVPAMSDETVIVKENGTIFLGGPPLVKAATGEVVDAQELGGAQVHCENSGVTDHFAEDDEHAIEITRSIVAHLNHKRAVQLKTLPVEEPLFDQKELYGVIPKDSRTPFDVREVIARIVDGSRFHEFKPLYGKTLVTGFAHIWGMPVGIIANNGVLFSESSLKAAHFIELCEQREVPLIFLQNITGFMVGKKYENEGIAKHGAKMVMAVSNAHVPKFTVVIGGSYGAGNYGMCGRAFQPRQLWMWPNAKISVMGGEQAANVLLTVKMDQMAAKKQTMSAEEQAEFKRPTLEKYEKESACYYSSARLWDDGIIDPADTRRVLALGISASLNKSWGEKTQGVFRM; the protein is encoded by the coding sequence ATGGAAATTTTAGAGACAAACATTGATTCCAGTTCCAGTGATTTCAAGCTCAACCGCGAGGCCATGCTTGGTATCGTCAACGAATGGCGTGAACGCGTAAACCTTGTCAAACAAGGTGGCGGCGAAGACGCGACTAAAAAACACAAATCCCGTGGCAAGTTGACAGCGCGTGAGCGTATCGAGGCTTTGGTTGACGGCGGAACCGCGTTCCTGGAGTTCTCAACCCTTGCGGCTTGGGACATGTACGAAGGCCAGGCACCGGGTGCGGGCGTGGTCACCGGTATCGGTGTCATTCACGGCACTGAGTGCGTGATCGTGGCGAACGATGCGACGGTCAAAGGCGGCACTTACTTCCCGATGACCGTGAAGAAGCACTTGCGTGCGCAAGAGATCGCTTTTGAAAACGGTCTGCCTTGTATTTACCTTGTGGATTCCGGCGGCGCCTTCCTGCCAATGCAGGCGGATGTGTTCCCGGATCGTGATCACTTCGGCAGAATCTTCTACAATCAAGCGCGCATGTCGGCCGCCAACATCCCGCAAATTGCGGTGGTGATGGGTTCTTGCACCGCGGGTGGCGCCTATGTTCCAGCGATGAGTGATGAAACCGTGATCGTGAAAGAAAACGGAACCATCTTCCTGGGTGGGCCTCCTTTGGTGAAAGCGGCAACGGGCGAAGTTGTTGATGCTCAGGAACTGGGTGGGGCGCAAGTGCACTGTGAAAATTCCGGTGTGACGGATCACTTTGCTGAAGATGACGAACACGCCATTGAAATCACGCGTTCGATCGTGGCTCACCTGAACCACAAACGTGCGGTGCAGTTGAAAACCCTTCCGGTGGAAGAGCCATTGTTTGACCAGAAGGAACTTTACGGGGTCATCCCGAAAGACAGCCGCACTCCATTTGATGTGCGTGAGGTTATCGCGCGCATCGTGGACGGTTCTCGTTTCCATGAATTTAAACCGCTGTACGGTAAAACTCTTGTAACGGGGTTTGCTCACATCTGGGGAATGCCCGTGGGCATCATTGCGAATAACGGTGTGTTGTTCAGCGAAAGCTCTTTGAAAGCCGCGCACTTTATCGAATTGTGTGAGCAGCGCGAAGTGCCTTTGATCTTCCTGCAAAACATCACCGGCTTCATGGTCGGTAAAAAATATGAAAACGAAGGTATCGCCAAACACGGGGCGAAAATGGTTATGGCCGTTTCCAACGCCCATGTGCCGAAATTCACCGTGGTGATTGGTGGCTCTTACGGCGCTGGCAACTATGGTATGTGCGGTCGCGCCTTCCAGCCTCGTCAGTTGTGGATGTGGCCTAACGCCAAGATCAGCGTGATGGGTGGCGAGCAGGCGGCAAACGTTCTTCTGACCGTGAAAATGGATCAGATGGCGGCGAAAAAACAAACGATGTCTGCTGAAGAACAGGCCGAGTTTAAACGTCCGACTTTGGAAAAATACGAAAAAGAAAGTGCTTGTTATTATTCCTCGGCGCGCCTGTGGGATGACGGGATCATTGATCCGGCAGACACCCGTCGTGTGTTGGCGCTGGGGATTTCGGCAAGTCTTAACAAGTCCTGGGGTGAAAAAACTCAGGGCGTCTTCAGGATGTAA
- a CDS encoding PaaI family thioesterase produces MNQQWLTILMSKGIELEQNLRQQLQNAKDGLKSQLEERGIRLSAADLAALLEEVSPKASHAALSYALDIVRPFSAGMGLRISRLSDTQVEMVVPARTRNLNEVKTMHEGALVTAAIEAAKLLWMRHAPMGSFEINVTRLESELFKVTSEECRVRMELPETVREVVLAEVRDHREAKAEVELKVFDSNDQAVAEFRLHLSFKHTPALPGSEG; encoded by the coding sequence ATGAACCAACAATGGCTGACAATCTTAATGTCAAAGGGGATTGAGCTGGAGCAAAACCTGCGTCAGCAGTTGCAAAACGCCAAAGACGGGCTGAAATCTCAGCTTGAAGAACGGGGCATTCGTCTGAGTGCCGCGGACTTGGCAGCCTTGCTGGAAGAGGTTTCTCCGAAGGCCTCTCATGCTGCGCTTAGTTATGCGCTGGATATCGTGCGCCCCTTCTCGGCAGGCATGGGTCTGAGAATCTCTCGCTTGTCCGATACTCAGGTAGAAATGGTGGTTCCGGCCCGCACCCGCAACCTGAACGAAGTCAAAACCATGCACGAGGGTGCTTTGGTGACGGCGGCGATTGAGGCGGCCAAACTGCTGTGGATGCGCCATGCCCCGATGGGTTCTTTTGAAATCAACGTGACCCGTCTTGAGTCTGAATTGTTCAAAGTCACCAGTGAAGAATGCCGTGTTCGCATGGAGCTTCCAGAAACAGTGCGCGAAGTGGTCCTGGCGGAAGTCCGCGATCACCGCGAAGCCAAAGCCGAGGTGGAGCTGAAGGTTTTCGACAGCAACGATCAAGCCGTGGCAGAGTTCCGTTTGCATTTGAGTTTTAAACACACTCCGGCTTTGCCTGGCAGTGAGGGATAG